The Ignavibacteriota bacterium sequence GGTATATCTCTCATCTAGCTTGTGGCATTGAGCGCATTTTTCATCGAATAATTTGGAACCTTTTTGCGCAAGCACATTATCGATTCCGTCAATTTTAATTTTTTCTTTAATTGGACCTATTCCATTTTCCAATTCAAAAAGAGTTAAACCAAATTTTTGAGCAATTTTTTCATTTGCCGAATTACTGCTTTTTGTTCCGTTTTCTTCTTTGCTTTCTCCGCAGCTTATTGTTAAAACGATGATAAGAACAGCCAATATTTTATTTATCATTTTATATCCTTTATATTTTTTTGACTTATTTAATTGAGTAATTTCTTTATCTTAATATTGTCTAAACTTGTCGAAACTAAAATTGATTTTATATTCGTCCACTTTGAATGTATTATACATCTGCATTCTTCACAATCTTCCGACAATCCAATAAGACATTTATTATAAAATTTTTTATTTTCAAATAGATTTATTAATTCCATTATTTTAATTTCTTTTTTGGTTTTTATTATTTTGAAGC is a genomic window containing:
- a CDS encoding cytochrome c yields the protein MINKILAVLIIVLTISCGESKEENGTKSSNSANEKIAQKFGLTLFELENGIGPIKEKIKIDGIDNVLAQKGSKLFDEKCAQCHKLDERYTGPALRGVTERRTPEYVMNMILNPEEMTKRHPEAKKLLAIHINQMTFQNVTQDDARAILEFLRMESSHK
- a CDS encoding Rrf2 family transcriptional regulator; translation: MIFNKSTEYSVRILLYMCEMEDYKYFSATEIARAIKIPKEYLSKILQQLTKKGFVYSKRGKGGGFKIIKTKKEIKIMELINLFENKKFYNKCLIGLSEDCEECRCIIHSKWTNIKSILVSTSLDNIKIKKLLN